TCCTTTTCAAACCAGTCGAAAATTCCGAACCTCATTGTTAACttttaatagaaaaaaacattaaCGACAATCTTAACATATAATGCAGAAACTATAATACACTTAGAGCACCTCGTGctccttttcatttaacCACCCTTGTAAGCATGAGAACTTCTTTGACGAATTCTTTtaccaaagaaataaaagaggAAAGGAATGGGAACAAGGGCACAGCCAATAAAAGCCAACAAAGAGGTAGCCCAGTGAAAGTTCAAATTATTGTACATAGGACGAGCAACAACAGTCATACCACCACCGGCAGCATAACGCGTGGTTGTACCAACGGCCAATGCACTAGCCGCCAACTCGTGGTAGGAATCAACAAGATAAGAATAACAAGCTTGCAAGACATACAAAAATCCCCATCCCAAGAAGATCCCACTTACTAATGGGGCTGCCCAATGAACTGTTGGGTAACAGGTCCATGCCAACCAAAAGAGACTTATTGGAATGAAGAAGGAGCCGAAGAAGAGAGGCCATAGACGGTCTTCGGGACGAACATTTCCATTGTTCATCTTGAAGCGTTTCTTATAATGCCAGTGGATCAAGGGAGTAAAGGCGAAGCCTACGCCAACCCCGACGTCAACACCAAGCATAGCAAGACCCTCTTCACCAGCATTGAATCCGTATTGAGCAAACATCAAAGGATAACCGACGTTCACCATATAGAGAAGGACGTTGACGAATACAAGATACAAACAAATGGCTTGGACAATGGCTTCGGTACTCAAAAGCTTGATACCACGTGTTAACGAGGTACGGATAGCATTGGTAACACTACGTTGAAGCTCATGCTCGTTGTACCACAAACTGcagcttgtttttttgcGAAGGTACCTAGCTTTAAAATCGAGAATTGTAGATCCATGACTTTCGGGCATGACAAATATAACGATTAACCAAGTAAGGCCAGCCCAAATCATATTAATCCAAAAGTCCCATCTCCAACCTAACTTGCTATCGGTGATAAAACCACCAATGGTAGGTCCAGTAAGGGGACCAATAAAGGCACAGGCacaaaagaagagcaaTGCTGAGGTACGCTCGACAGGGGAATAGAGATCACTAACAGTACCACCGCATGCAGACATGGGAGTACAAGCAAAGAAGCCGTGTATAAAGCGAAAAATAACTAAACTCCaaatgttttttgaaagccCACCTCCGATTTGAAAGAGGGTAAAAATGATGAGCGTACAAGAATAAATAGGAAGCCGTCCATAGACCTCGGAAAGAGGAGCAAAAATAACAGAACCAGCAGCGAAACCCAATAAAAACACAGCAGAACACAAGTCACCGACAGCAGCACCTACGTGGTACTGTTTTGCAGCGACACCACCACCAGCAGAGAAAATACTGGAATTAGCGGTGATTACAATGGCGATAAAGGAAGCGATACCTAAGGTaagattctttttccacATAGGCCAGTTTTTGGGATTTAAAGGGTCGTCTAAACCGTCCCAAGCAACTTGGTAATCTGAATTGTCCTGCTCCTCTTGCGTAGATTTACTATGGGAAGAAGTAAACCCATCATCTTCGTCGCTGGATTGGGCCTGAGGCTCTACCTTTTCATGCTGCTGATGAGTAGGTTCTTGGCCTTGTGGAGCGGAAGCTTTCTTGGAATTAACGTTACTTAGGCTTGCATTGATGTCAATATGGCGGAACTTCCTACCTGTCAACAGAAAAATATAGTCCATTGTTTTCGTCtatatcaaaaaaacaaaagataaGAGAGAtgtaaaaatagaaaaggaaacaatggttaaataaaaacaagaaggttaagatgaaaagagaaaagacTCCAAAtgttcaacaaaaagaatggacAGAACACGCAAGACGATATGCAGAAATCAAGCAACAAACGTCGTTGACAGCGAAAAAGCagaaggaaggaaagagaaaaaaacgaaatagaaaagagtGAAAGCAAACACctaaatgaaaatgaatgttGGGTGTTGATTTGTAGAGAACACTTTGCAAGAACTGACCTTTAAGATTAGAATTCCGCACGGTTTTATAAGAGATGTAGATAAATGCCTCGAAAGTCAAAGCGTCGTAGGGGTGAAATCAAGagttcaaaaagaaacgaagcaatgaatgaaacaaattgaaaaatcgTCACTTTGTTTTAGCGAAACGAAATGcgaaagacaaaaaaaatacaaactacaaaagaaagcaaagtcaattcaattcaaaaaggatTAATCGGCATGTATTTCCAGTATTTAATCGAGGGAATCACGTAAAGCAAAGGGGGAAACAAAGCTTCAAAACGAATtaggaaagagaaaaagaaataatagagaaaagaaaagggtTAACGTGAGAGGCTAGAAGAAAGggagaaaaagagaaaattgAAACTGAAACTGAAACCTCGGATCTCAAATCTCAAATAACAACAAATGAATTCCctaaacaaagcaaaggCAGGTTGTTGGTAAAGGCgtggatgatgaagaagagagaAACCAACCAAACCAAGGGGAAAGTGTAGTAAAGGAAACACACAAAAGCGTCCAAACACAAAgttagaaaaacaaaaaaaaaggcgtcagaagaagaatggaaaggGCTACCTGACTATgtgaaagaaggaaaaaaaggattagATCTCGAGGTAGCGAAACTCGAGAATGAGTAAATACGAAATGGGGGGGATTCAAGAGAGACCTGGGGAATGCGGCCTATATAAATGCAAGAAAATACAAGACCCAGGACTCAAAGCTGTATGCGACTTAAAACAAcatatccaaaaatgaCGCAAACAATAGAGGGAGAGCGAGATAGTAAGAGGAAGAAATAAGTTCGGCTACGTATCAATGAGGAGAAAGGTAACATCAATGAACAAAATAAGACACGAGACACGGTGGACTGGTAAAATAAAGTGCAACCACATACGAGTCACGttgcttgttttcattgattGGTGATTCAATAGGGTTTCTTAGCAATCTAGAACCATTGATACCTTTGCAATGCCGACGTAATTGTGGAGAGCCGGTAGGTGTAATCACGAGATCTTCTTCTTATTGCCGTCAATTGACGTCAAGTTCGAACCTTGTTGAGGCCTTTCGTGAGGATGATGGAAAAGAGAAGAGGAGCTTGAAcgaatgaaagaaagagatCAAAGAGGCGTCGAGGGGACTCCACTGTGGCCAAGGAGGGGGGACGGGAATGAGTGGATGAGggaaatcaaaacaaaaggctGGGTAAACTTTAGAATTCCAAGTGCGCACCGCCGCACCTTGGAAAATGCAATGATGGGGAGGAAACTCTAAAGTATGTATGAAATCAAGCAAGAACCAGGGTAATGCACAGGTCCCCCAATACTCAAGAAGGCTCGTGCGTCGGAAGTAGAAACACCCGGGAACGGCCGGCATtgagaaacaaaacaaaaagagtcTGTATCATGGattaaaacaaaccatGGTTCTTTCTGCTGATTGATGGAGGAACGGCTGGTTTGGACGTTTAGATGCACCACTCGGTAGTAGAAATAACAAAGGGCGTTTTATTCGTACATACAAAGGAAGATGccgaaaaacaaaacaaaaaaaaacagtgATAAGCGACCGTGATTAGAACTCCCGATCGGTACTTGAGACGGCTGGCAGTTGTTGGCATCGGGAAAGAAACCGACTTTGAAGACAATTTGGACATTTCAGGATTTCCCAAAGAAAgagggaaaaagaaagaaagaaacagtTTCGGTGTTGAGCCCCTCTTGACCTTCTTGTTCCTCTTTGTTGTAAGGTGATACCACCAGTCGGCTTTTCCATCACGTTATAAAGACTCTGGTAAAAACGGCAGACTCGTTGCCTCTGATCACAAGACACCACACGACATCgtgcaaaaaaaacaaaacatgCATAGGAGGCCGCCCTGATTTTTCCTGGTGTACCaacgtttgtttactttttcttcaccTCGTTCCATGGTGGAAATCCAGTTTGCGAGTGCGGAGCCTTTACGGCAGGAGGGTTTTGCGAGGACTAGGTTCCTCGCTATTCATATTTGAAGGCAAAAAGATTCACTTGGGTTTCTCATTGCTTGTCTTTTTATATAGAGGTGATTTATTTCATCTCTCCTTATCCGTACACCGAAATTCTCTTCCCGTTCCGTTCCACTTCCGTAATAGACCCA
The nucleotide sequence above comes from Schizosaccharomyces osmophilus chromosome 3, complete sequence. Encoded proteins:
- a CDS encoding transmembrane transporter, whose protein sequence is MDYIFLLTGRKFRHIDINASLSNVNSKKASAPQGQEPTHQQHEKVEPQAQSSDEDDGFTSSHSKSTQEEQDNSDYQVAWDGLDDPLNPKNWPMWKKNLTLGIASFIAIVITANSSIFSAGGGVAAKQYHVGAAVGDLCSAVFLLGFAAGSVIFAPLSEVYGRLPIYSCTLIIFTLFQIGGGLSKNIWSLVIFRFIHGFFACTPMSACGGTVSDLYSPVERTSALLFFCACAFIGPLTGPTIGGFITDSKLGWRWDFWINMIWAGLTWLIVIFVMPESHGSTILDFKARYLRKKTSCSLWYNEHELQRSVTNAIRTSLTRGIKLLSTEAIVQAICLYLVFVNVLLYMVNVGYPLMFAQYGFNAGEEGLAMLGVDVGVGVGFAFTPLIHWHYKKRFKMNNGNVRPEDRLWPLFFGSFFIPISLFWLAWTCYPTVHWAAPLVSGIFLGWGFLYVLQACYSYLVDSYHELAASALAVGTTTRYAAGGGMTVVARPMYNNLNFHWATSLLAFIGCALVPIPFLFYFFGKRIRQRSSHAYKGG